A genomic stretch from Aminobacter aminovorans includes:
- a CDS encoding ATP-binding protein — MKVGIEMGAASGGTKAQLDLEELLATRLLVQGNSGSGKSHLLRRLLEQSAPWVQQCVIDPEGDFVTLADKFGHVVVDAQRTEAELTRIAGRIRQHRVSVVLNLEGLDVEQQMRGAAAFLNGMFDAERDFWYPVLVVVDEAQLFAPAIAGEVSDEARKISLGAMTNLMCRGRKRGLAGVIATQRLAKLAKNVAAEASNFLMGRTFLDIDMARAADLLGMERRQAEMFRDLARGNFIALGPAMSRRPLPVAIGPVETSARSVSPKLMPLPDASEDTRDLIFAPAPLETRQTVRRTAPPAPTPTADIIAQLSQLRAEASAPVAEPIFPLFDEAEREALIDTIVREMVEDPDAAFRTDAVLYQDFLVRCRIKRLQGEPPALSMFRRRYAVARSGIDEETASSDTWQQALGMSVALPEDLQAVFLIVAQAAVKGAPCPSDAAIAHAYGSHSARRARRLLTYFEEQGLVVVRTDFHGKRSVAFPELGCETAPGDPERTDDLPEREAAE, encoded by the coding sequence ATGAAGGTAGGCATCGAGATGGGAGCGGCGTCCGGCGGGACGAAGGCTCAGCTTGATCTCGAAGAACTATTGGCGACCCGTTTGCTGGTTCAAGGCAATTCGGGTTCGGGAAAGTCGCATCTGTTGCGTCGCCTGCTCGAACAGAGCGCGCCGTGGGTGCAGCAGTGCGTCATCGACCCCGAGGGCGATTTCGTCACGCTCGCCGACAAGTTCGGGCATGTCGTCGTCGACGCCCAGCGCACCGAGGCCGAATTGACCCGCATCGCCGGCCGCATCCGCCAGCATCGCGTTTCGGTCGTGCTCAATCTTGAAGGCCTCGACGTCGAGCAGCAGATGCGCGGCGCCGCGGCCTTCCTGAACGGCATGTTCGATGCCGAGCGCGATTTCTGGTACCCGGTTCTGGTCGTCGTCGACGAGGCGCAGCTGTTTGCGCCGGCCATTGCCGGCGAGGTCTCCGACGAGGCGCGGAAAATCTCGCTTGGCGCGATGACCAACCTGATGTGCCGCGGCCGCAAGCGCGGCCTAGCCGGCGTCATCGCCACCCAGCGCCTGGCCAAGCTCGCCAAGAACGTTGCCGCCGAGGCGTCCAACTTCCTGATGGGCCGCACCTTCCTCGACATCGACATGGCGCGTGCCGCCGACCTGCTCGGCATGGAGCGGCGCCAGGCCGAAATGTTCCGCGATCTGGCGCGCGGCAATTTCATCGCGCTTGGACCGGCGATGTCGCGCAGGCCGCTGCCGGTCGCCATCGGCCCGGTGGAGACATCGGCACGTTCGGTCAGCCCCAAGCTGATGCCGCTGCCAGACGCCAGCGAAGACACGCGCGATCTGATCTTTGCGCCGGCGCCGCTGGAAACGCGCCAGACCGTCCGGCGCACGGCGCCGCCCGCGCCGACGCCGACCGCCGACATCATCGCCCAGCTTTCCCAATTGCGCGCCGAGGCTTCGGCGCCGGTCGCCGAGCCGATCTTCCCGCTGTTCGACGAGGCCGAGCGCGAGGCCCTGATCGACACGATCGTGCGCGAGATGGTCGAAGATCCCGATGCGGCGTTCCGCACCGATGCCGTGCTATACCAGGATTTTCTCGTCCGCTGCCGCATCAAGCGCTTGCAGGGCGAGCCGCCGGCGCTGTCGATGTTCCGCCGCCGCTACGCCGTGGCGCGCTCGGGCATCGATGAGGAAACCGCATCGAGCGACACCTGGCAGCAGGCGCTCGGTATGTCCGTGGCACTTCCCGAGGACCTGCAGGCGGTGTTCCTGATCGTTGCCCAGGCAGCGGTCAAAGGCGCGCCTTGCCCCTCCGACGCCGCGATCGCGCACGCCTATGGCAGCCATTCGGCGCGCCGGGCGCGGCGGCTGCTGACCTATTTCGAGGAACAGGGGCTGGTTGTCGTGCGCACCGATTTCCACGGCAAGCGCTCGGTGGCGTTCCCAGAACTGGGCTGCGAAACCGCCCCCGGCGACCCCGAGAGAACCGACGATCTACCTGAGCGGGAGGCTGCGGAATAG
- a CDS encoding MaoC family dehydratase produces MSGEGRLRKPIETYEELRANIGQELGVSDWVLVDQSRIDAFADCTGDRQWIHVDPERAKRRSPFRTTVAHGFLTLSLIGALVQEIGVVPENTLAAFNYGLDKVRFISPVKVGSRVRMRTVLMSMDDKGPGQYLLKAENTIEIEGEDKPALVAETLVMLYERRKKATA; encoded by the coding sequence ATGTCAGGAGAGGGACGCTTGCGGAAGCCCATCGAGACCTATGAGGAATTGCGCGCGAATATCGGGCAGGAACTCGGCGTTTCCGATTGGGTGCTTGTCGACCAGAGCCGCATCGACGCCTTTGCCGACTGCACCGGCGACCGCCAGTGGATCCACGTCGATCCCGAAAGGGCGAAGCGGCGCAGCCCGTTCCGCACCACCGTGGCGCATGGCTTCCTGACATTGTCGTTGATCGGCGCGCTGGTCCAGGAAATCGGCGTGGTGCCCGAGAACACGCTTGCCGCCTTCAACTATGGCCTCGACAAGGTGCGTTTCATCTCGCCGGTGAAGGTCGGATCGCGGGTGCGCATGCGCACCGTGCTGATGTCGATGGACGACAAGGGCCCGGGCCAATATCTGCTCAAGGCCGAAAACACCATCGAGATCGAAGGCGAGGACAAGCCGGCGCTCGTCGCCGAAACGCTGGTCATGCTCTATGAGCGGCGCAAGAAGGCGACGGCCTGA
- a CDS encoding fumarylacetoacetate hydrolase family protein, with the protein MVNFVIAPPEPASVAVSGSPDRFPVRRIFCVGRNYAAHAREMGRDPDREPPFFFGKPADSVVDSGATIPYPPLTGDLHHEIELVVAIAKGGSNIAAADALDHVWGYGVGIDLTRRDLQDAAKKLGRPWDWGKGFDRSAPCGPLVPVSEIGHPGKGRVWLAVNGETRQQGDLSELIWSIPEVIAICSQSMELKAGDLIYTGTPAGVGAVRPGDRMTGGVDGVGEIEISIA; encoded by the coding sequence TTGGTCAACTTCGTCATCGCTCCGCCCGAGCCAGCTTCGGTAGCCGTTTCCGGATCGCCGGATCGGTTTCCGGTACGGCGCATCTTCTGCGTCGGCCGCAACTACGCAGCGCACGCCCGCGAAATGGGAAGGGATCCCGATCGCGAGCCGCCGTTCTTCTTCGGCAAGCCGGCCGACTCCGTCGTCGACAGCGGTGCGACGATCCCCTACCCGCCACTGACCGGCGACCTGCACCACGAGATCGAGCTTGTCGTCGCCATCGCCAAGGGCGGTTCGAACATCGCCGCGGCCGACGCGCTCGACCACGTCTGGGGCTATGGCGTCGGCATCGACCTGACCCGCCGCGACCTGCAGGACGCCGCCAAGAAACTCGGCCGCCCCTGGGACTGGGGCAAGGGTTTCGACCGCTCGGCACCTTGCGGACCGCTGGTACCGGTGTCCGAAATCGGCCACCCCGGCAAAGGCCGCGTCTGGCTCGCCGTCAATGGCGAAACCAGGCAGCAGGGCGACCTCTCTGAACTGATCTGGTCGATCCCAGAAGTGATCGCCATCTGCAGTCAATCGATGGAACTGAAGGCCGGCGACCTGATCTACACCGGCACGCCGGCGGGCGTCGGCGCGGTCAGGCCGGGAGACCGCATGACAGGCGGTGTCGACGGCGTCGGCGAGATCGAGATTTCGATCGCGTGA
- a CDS encoding (2Fe-2S)-binding protein → MSDVSLVVNGRKVSGAVEDRTLLVHFLREHLGLTGTHVGCDTSQCGACVVHVDGKAMKSCSMLAVQASGSTVTTIEGLADGADLHPVQAAFKEHHGLQCGFCTPGMIMTATDMIRRHPEGLDEATVRAELEGNICRCTGYHNIVKAILAASKTMSKASKSKAKKAA, encoded by the coding sequence ATGTCGGATGTATCTTTGGTCGTGAATGGCCGAAAGGTCAGCGGCGCGGTGGAGGACCGCACGCTTCTCGTTCATTTCCTGCGTGAGCATTTGGGGCTGACCGGAACGCATGTCGGTTGCGATACGTCGCAATGCGGCGCCTGCGTCGTCCATGTCGACGGCAAGGCGATGAAGTCCTGCTCAATGCTTGCGGTACAGGCCTCGGGTTCGACTGTCACCACCATCGAAGGCCTCGCCGATGGCGCCGACCTTCATCCCGTCCAGGCGGCGTTCAAGGAACATCATGGCCTGCAGTGCGGCTTCTGCACGCCGGGCATGATCATGACGGCGACCGACATGATCCGCAGGCATCCCGAAGGCCTCGACGAGGCGACCGTGCGCGCGGAGCTCGAAGGCAACATCTGCCGCTGCACCGGTTACCACAACATCGTCAAGGCGATCCTCGCCGCTTCGAAAACGATGTCGAAGGCGTCCAAGAGCAAGGCGAAAAAGGCGGCATAG
- a CDS encoding xanthine dehydrogenase family protein molybdopterin-binding subunit, translating into MGIEGIGARVARKEDKRFITGAGRYVDDMVVPGMKHAAFVRSPHAHADIKKIETKKAEAMPGVIGVLTGKQLKADGIGNLICGWMIHSKDGSPMKMGAWSPLAVDRVRYVGDAVVVVVADTKGQARDAAEAVEITYKERKSVADAVDALAKGAPQLHPEADGNLIFDWGIGDEAATDAALKSAAHITRLDIVNNRLVPNAMEPRAALGHYDKAEDHYTCWTTSQNPHVARLVMSAFYNVAPENKLRVIAPDVGGGFGSKIYIYPEEIVCLWASKRTGVPVKWVADRTESFLTDAHGRDHHTTVEMGFDKNNKIVGLKVDTIANLGAYMSLFSSATPTYLYATLLSGQYDIPAIYGNVRTVYTNTAPVDAYRGAGRPEATFVLERTMEIAARELGVSPAELRRTNFITKFPHQTPVIMCYDAGDYGASLDAAMKQADYAGFAKRKTAAAKKGKLRGIGMSCYIEACGIAPSAAVGSLGAGVGLWESAEVRVNAVGTIEVLTGSHSHGQGHETTFAQLVNSRFGVPIDSVSIVHGDTDKVQMGMGTYGSRSGAVGMSAIVKALDKVEAKAKKIAAHLLEADEGDIVIENGQLKVAGTDKNVPWFQMALAAYTAHNLPQGMEPGLKETAFYDPSNFTFPAGCYICEVEIDPETGKTDIVQFVAADDFGNIINPMIVEGQVHGGIAQGVGQALLEGAVYDASGQLLTASYMDYTMPRADDLPSFQISTSNTPCPSNPLGIKGCGEAGAIGSPPAVINAITDALGHDNLTMPATPGKVWAALRAGTKH; encoded by the coding sequence ATGGGAATCGAAGGCATCGGCGCGCGGGTTGCGCGCAAGGAAGACAAGAGGTTCATCACAGGCGCCGGACGTTATGTCGACGACATGGTCGTGCCGGGCATGAAACACGCTGCATTCGTGCGCAGCCCGCACGCCCATGCCGACATCAAGAAGATCGAGACCAAAAAAGCCGAGGCGATGCCGGGTGTCATCGGCGTGCTGACCGGCAAGCAACTCAAGGCCGACGGCATCGGCAACCTGATCTGCGGCTGGATGATCCATTCCAAGGATGGTTCGCCGATGAAGATGGGGGCGTGGTCGCCACTGGCGGTCGACCGGGTGCGCTATGTCGGTGATGCCGTCGTCGTGGTGGTGGCCGACACCAAGGGCCAGGCGCGCGACGCCGCCGAAGCTGTCGAGATCACCTACAAGGAACGCAAGTCGGTTGCCGACGCGGTCGATGCGCTCGCCAAGGGCGCGCCGCAGCTTCATCCCGAAGCCGACGGCAACCTGATCTTCGACTGGGGCATCGGCGACGAAGCTGCGACCGACGCCGCCCTGAAGTCGGCGGCCCACATCACCCGCCTCGACATCGTCAACAACCGGCTGGTTCCGAATGCGATGGAGCCGCGCGCGGCCCTTGGCCACTACGATAAGGCCGAGGACCACTACACCTGCTGGACGACCTCGCAGAACCCGCATGTCGCCCGGCTGGTCATGAGCGCGTTCTACAATGTCGCGCCGGAAAACAAGCTGCGTGTCATCGCCCCGGACGTCGGCGGCGGCTTCGGCTCGAAGATCTACATCTATCCCGAGGAAATCGTCTGCCTGTGGGCCTCGAAACGGACCGGCGTGCCGGTCAAGTGGGTGGCCGACCGCACCGAGAGTTTCCTGACCGACGCCCATGGCCGCGACCACCACACCACGGTCGAGATGGGTTTCGACAAGAACAACAAGATCGTCGGGCTGAAGGTCGACACCATCGCCAATCTTGGCGCCTACATGTCGCTGTTTTCCTCGGCGACGCCGACCTATCTTTATGCCACGCTGCTGTCGGGTCAGTACGACATCCCGGCGATCTACGGCAATGTGCGCACCGTCTACACCAACACCGCACCGGTCGATGCCTATCGCGGCGCTGGGCGGCCGGAGGCGACCTTCGTGCTCGAGCGCACGATGGAGATCGCCGCGCGTGAGCTTGGCGTTTCGCCCGCCGAACTGCGGCGGACGAATTTCATCACCAAGTTCCCGCACCAGACGCCTGTCATCATGTGCTACGACGCCGGCGATTATGGCGCGTCGCTCGATGCGGCGATGAAGCAGGCCGACTATGCCGGCTTTGCCAAGCGCAAGACGGCTGCGGCCAAGAAGGGCAAGCTGCGCGGCATCGGCATGAGCTGCTACATCGAGGCCTGCGGCATTGCGCCGTCGGCAGCGGTGGGGTCGCTCGGCGCAGGTGTCGGCCTGTGGGAATCCGCTGAGGTGCGGGTCAATGCCGTCGGAACCATCGAGGTGCTGACCGGCTCGCACAGCCATGGCCAGGGCCATGAGACGACCTTCGCCCAGCTCGTCAACTCACGCTTCGGCGTGCCGATCGACAGCGTCTCCATCGTTCATGGCGACACCGACAAGGTGCAGATGGGCATGGGCACCTATGGCTCGCGCTCGGGCGCCGTCGGCATGTCGGCGATCGTCAAGGCGCTCGACAAGGTCGAGGCCAAGGCCAAGAAGATCGCCGCACACCTGCTCGAGGCCGACGAAGGTGACATCGTCATCGAGAACGGCCAGCTCAAGGTGGCCGGCACCGACAAGAACGTGCCGTGGTTCCAGATGGCGCTGGCCGCCTATACCGCACACAACCTGCCGCAAGGCATGGAGCCGGGCCTGAAGGAGACGGCATTCTACGATCCGTCGAACTTCACCTTCCCGGCCGGCTGCTACATCTGCGAGGTGGAGATCGATCCCGAGACGGGGAAGACCGACATCGTCCAGTTCGTCGCCGCCGACGATTTCGGCAACATCATCAATCCGATGATCGTCGAAGGGCAGGTGCATGGCGGCATCGCCCAGGGCGTCGGCCAGGCGCTGCTGGAAGGCGCTGTCTATGACGCCAGCGGCCAGCTTCTGACGGCAAGCTACATGGACTACACCATGCCGCGTGCCGACGATCTGCCGTCATTTCAGATATCGACGTCGAACACGCCCTGTCCGAGCAATCCGCTCGGCATCAAGGGCTGCGGCGAGGCCGGCGCCATCGGTTCGCCGCCGGCGGTCATCAACGCCATAACCGATGCGCTCGGCCACGACAACCTGACCATGCCGGCGACGCCGGGCAAAGTCTGGGCCGCATTGCGCGCCGGCACGAAGCACTGA
- a CDS encoding FAD binding domain-containing protein, which produces MYSVNYHRATSVADAAKKIKSGDAKYLAGGMTLIPAMKTRLAAPSDLVDLNHIADLKGIKVSGKNVTIGAATTHFDVANDEKLKKICLALSHLASHIGDPAVRHRGTIGGSVANNDPAADYPSALLALGATVVTNKRQIAADKFFKGLFETALKDDEIVTAVTFTAPARSGYAKFPNPASRYAMTGVFVTKGKDGVRAAVTGAGDDGVFRSKEIEAALTRKFEASALEGVTVPSGSLMGDIHATPEYRANLVVVMAKRAVMAANA; this is translated from the coding sequence ATGTATTCCGTCAACTATCATCGCGCCACCTCGGTCGCGGACGCCGCCAAGAAGATCAAGAGCGGTGACGCTAAATATCTCGCCGGCGGCATGACGCTGATCCCGGCGATGAAGACACGGCTCGCAGCCCCCTCGGACCTGGTCGACCTGAACCACATCGCCGACCTCAAGGGCATCAAGGTCTCGGGCAAGAACGTCACCATCGGTGCGGCGACGACGCATTTCGACGTCGCCAATGACGAGAAGCTGAAAAAGATCTGCCTGGCCTTGTCGCATCTCGCCAGCCACATCGGCGATCCCGCCGTCCGGCATCGCGGCACCATCGGCGGCTCGGTCGCCAACAACGATCCGGCGGCCGACTACCCCTCGGCGCTGCTGGCGCTGGGGGCTACCGTCGTCACCAACAAGCGTCAGATCGCCGCCGACAAGTTCTTCAAGGGCCTGTTCGAAACAGCACTCAAGGACGACGAGATCGTCACCGCAGTGACCTTCACGGCGCCGGCCAGGTCGGGCTATGCCAAGTTCCCGAACCCGGCGTCGCGTTATGCCATGACCGGCGTATTCGTGACCAAGGGCAAGGATGGCGTGCGCGCGGCGGTCACCGGGGCAGGCGACGATGGCGTGTTCCGCTCCAAGGAGATCGAGGCGGCGCTGACCAGGAAGTTCGAGGCATCGGCGCTGGAAGGGGTGACGGTTCCATCAGGCAGCCTGATGGGTGACATCCATGCCACGCCGGAGTATCGCGCCAATCTGGTGGTGGTGATGGCCAAACGTGCGGTCATGGCCGCCAACGCCTGA
- a CDS encoding VOC family protein, with protein sequence MAVRRIVANLHAAEPRAAQAFYGDLLGLDILMDHGWILTFGTGGMMTPQLGVASEGGAGTPVPLLSIEVDNVDELYDRVKAARLEIVYDLADEPWGVRRFFVRDPFGNIVNILEHRA encoded by the coding sequence ATGGCCGTTCGTCGCATCGTCGCCAATCTCCACGCAGCCGAGCCCAGGGCAGCCCAAGCATTCTACGGCGACCTGCTCGGGCTCGACATTCTCATGGATCACGGCTGGATCCTGACCTTCGGCACCGGCGGTATGATGACACCGCAGCTCGGCGTTGCCAGCGAGGGTGGGGCGGGTACGCCGGTACCGCTGCTTTCGATCGAGGTCGACAATGTCGATGAGCTCTATGACAGGGTGAAGGCCGCACGCCTTGAGATCGTCTACGATCTTGCCGATGAGCCCTGGGGCGTCAGGCGGTTTTTTGTCCGCGACCCGTTCGGCAACATCGTCAACATCCTCGAACACCGGGCATAG
- a CDS encoding alpha-hydroxy acid oxidase translates to MARPITSIADLRAIAKRRVPRMFYDYCDSGSWTESTYRENESDFVPIKLRQRVAVDMRDRMLETTMAGETVSMPVAIAPTGLTGMQHADGEIHGARAAEKAGIPFTLSTMSICSIEDIAENTSKPFWFQLYVMRDREFVSNLIRRAKAAGCSALVLTLDLQILGQRHKDIVNGLSTPPRMTVSNIINLATKPRWCLNMLRTNRRTFRNIAGHAKGVTDLRSLSSWTAEQFDPALSWDDVKWIKDQWGGKLILKGILDAEDAEKAVASGADALIVSNHGGRQLDGAISSISALPGIVDAVGDRIEVLMDGGIRSGQDVLKAVALGAKGVFIGRSFLYGLGAGGEAGVTACLDIIRKELDITMAFCGLRDIKDVDSRIIARR, encoded by the coding sequence ATGGCGCGTCCGATTACCTCGATCGCCGATCTTCGAGCCATCGCCAAGCGCCGGGTGCCGCGCATGTTCTACGACTATTGCGATTCCGGCTCCTGGACCGAGAGCACCTATCGCGAGAATGAGAGCGACTTCGTGCCGATCAAGCTGCGCCAGCGCGTTGCCGTCGACATGCGTGACCGTATGCTTGAAACGACGATGGCCGGCGAGACGGTGTCGATGCCGGTGGCGATCGCGCCGACCGGCCTGACCGGCATGCAGCATGCCGACGGCGAGATCCACGGCGCGCGGGCTGCCGAGAAGGCCGGCATTCCGTTCACGCTGTCGACGATGAGCATCTGCTCGATCGAAGACATCGCCGAAAACACGTCGAAGCCGTTCTGGTTCCAGCTCTATGTGATGCGCGACCGCGAGTTCGTCTCCAATCTCATCCGCCGCGCCAAGGCTGCCGGATGCTCGGCCCTGGTGCTGACGCTCGACCTGCAGATTCTCGGCCAGCGCCACAAGGACATCGTCAACGGCCTGTCGACGCCGCCGCGCATGACGGTGTCCAATATCATCAACCTGGCGACCAAGCCGCGCTGGTGCCTCAACATGCTGCGCACCAACCGGCGCACCTTCCGCAACATCGCTGGCCACGCCAAGGGCGTCACCGATCTGCGCTCGCTGTCGTCATGGACCGCCGAACAGTTCGACCCGGCGCTCAGCTGGGACGACGTGAAGTGGATCAAGGACCAGTGGGGCGGCAAGCTGATCCTCAAAGGAATCCTCGATGCTGAGGACGCCGAGAAGGCCGTGGCAAGCGGCGCCGACGCGCTGATTGTCTCCAATCATGGTGGCCGTCAGCTCGACGGCGCGATTTCCTCGATCTCGGCGCTGCCCGGCATTGTCGACGCGGTCGGCGACCGCATCGAGGTGCTGATGGATGGCGGTATCCGCTCCGGCCAGGACGTGCTCAAGGCCGTGGCCCTTGGCGCCAAGGGCGTGTTCATCGGCCGCTCGTTCCTCTATGGCCTCGGCGCCGGCGGCGAGGCGGGCGTGACCGCGTGCCTCGACATCATCCGCAAGGAGCTCGATATCACCATGGCCTTCTGCGGCCTGCGCGACATCAAGGACGTCGACAGCCGCATCATCGCCCGGCGCTGA
- a CDS encoding YbaN family protein → MKPLLHRAAGRAALKAKRVGLIALGTLMLVLGIVGAFLPVMPTTIFLILAAWCFGRSSPRIEAWMLNHPRFGPTLRDWRQYGAVPRKAKILALLGMASGYGLFLVGTRPAPPLAVVVATCIVAAAIYVATRPERNGADDPADGTEASPRPARQNEDV, encoded by the coding sequence ATGAAGCCGCTGCTTCACCGGGCCGCCGGCAGGGCGGCATTGAAGGCGAAACGCGTCGGGCTGATCGCGCTTGGCACCCTCATGCTCGTCCTCGGCATCGTCGGCGCCTTCCTGCCGGTCATGCCGACGACGATCTTCCTGATCCTGGCGGCCTGGTGCTTCGGGCGTTCGTCGCCGCGCATCGAGGCGTGGATGCTCAACCATCCCCGCTTCGGCCCGACCCTGCGCGACTGGCGGCAATATGGGGCCGTGCCGCGCAAGGCCAAGATCCTTGCCTTGCTGGGCATGGCATCGGGCTATGGCCTGTTCCTTGTCGGCACCAGGCCTGCGCCGCCGTTGGCTGTCGTGGTTGCCACATGCATCGTGGCGGCCGCCATCTATGTCGCCACGCGACCCGAACGGAATGGCGCGGATGACCCCGCCGATGGCACTGAAGCGTCGCCCCGGCCGGCGCGGCAGAACGAAGATGTCTGA
- a CDS encoding patatin-like phospholipase family protein — protein sequence MPAFDEFNEVTLFKTPHLPAYKLDWPEKMVDVALATAAAPTLFSASENDDHQFADGGVWANNPVMTLLVDALACYEIGRHHVGILCLGCVERDFAFTQGQDRLRPPCGCKARMPWGKPDC from the coding sequence ATGCCCGCTTTCGACGAATTCAACGAAGTGACATTGTTCAAGACGCCGCACCTCCCCGCTTACAAGCTGGACTGGCCAGAGAAGATGGTCGATGTCGCGCTGGCCACCGCAGCCGCACCAACCCTCTTCTCAGCCTCTGAGAACGACGACCACCAATTTGCCGATGGCGGCGTCTGGGCGAACAACCCTGTCATGACCCTGCTTGTGGACGCGCTCGCCTGCTACGAGATTGGCCGCCATCACGTCGGCATCCTTTGTCTTGGCTGTGTTGAACGGGACTTCGCCTTTACCCAAGGCCAAGATAGGCTGCGGCCTCCATGCGGCTGCAAAGCCAGAATGCCTTGGGGCAAGCCGGACTGTTGA
- a CDS encoding GlxA family transcriptional regulator, whose translation MRVVIFAPSNVHSLELAGLMDVFAEANARAGKMSYEVSVVAENDRTIRCASGLRVLPDSAFDSYPGSPDTLLVAGSVGVPHDPGRQVIDWLTRTAAHARRFGSVCTGAFVLGEAGLLTGRRVATHWQFASLLAERFPEARVEGDRVFVRDGSMITSAGSSAAIDLGLSLVEEDLGREVALYVARRLVVFLKRPGDQSQFSVHLAAQAIDRSRLYNVQQYVLNHPAADLSVTALAKIAAMSARNFTRVFSQEVGISPSDYVNLTRLDVARFLLEGSRLPVATIAQRSGFGSARAMRRAFLEHLGSTPSEYRDRFRSSGDGSRPTLSETG comes from the coding sequence ATGCGGGTCGTCATCTTCGCACCGTCGAACGTCCACTCACTGGAACTCGCCGGCCTTATGGACGTATTCGCCGAAGCGAACGCCCGCGCCGGCAAAATGTCCTATGAGGTTTCTGTCGTTGCCGAAAATGATCGCACGATCCGCTGCGCGTCAGGGCTGAGAGTGCTGCCCGACTCCGCCTTCGACTCCTACCCGGGTAGCCCTGATACCTTGCTGGTGGCCGGGAGCGTCGGCGTTCCTCATGACCCAGGCAGGCAGGTCATCGACTGGTTGACCAGGACGGCCGCCCACGCGCGCCGCTTTGGCTCAGTATGTACAGGGGCATTCGTGCTTGGCGAAGCTGGTCTGCTCACAGGCCGGCGGGTCGCCACGCATTGGCAGTTCGCGTCTCTGCTTGCGGAGCGCTTCCCCGAGGCGCGTGTGGAGGGCGACCGGGTTTTCGTCCGTGACGGCTCGATGATCACCTCGGCGGGGTCTAGCGCGGCGATTGATCTCGGCCTTTCCCTCGTCGAGGAGGACCTCGGCCGGGAAGTGGCGCTCTACGTGGCCCGCCGGTTGGTCGTGTTCCTGAAGCGACCGGGCGACCAGTCACAGTTCAGCGTGCATCTGGCGGCACAGGCGATAGACCGCAGCCGGCTCTACAACGTCCAGCAATATGTTCTGAACCATCCTGCGGCGGATCTTTCGGTGACTGCCTTGGCGAAGATCGCCGCGATGAGCGCGCGCAACTTCACGCGCGTTTTTTCGCAGGAGGTCGGGATATCGCCATCCGACTATGTCAACCTGACGCGCCTCGATGTTGCACGCTTCCTCCTGGAAGGCAGCCGGCTGCCGGTCGCAACGATCGCCCAGAGGAGCGGCTTCGGGTCGGCGCGGGCGATGCGCCGCGCCTTTCTCGAGCATCTTGGCTCGACGCCCTCCGAGTATCGAGACCGCTTTCGAAGCTCGGGAGACGGGTCAAGACCCACTTTGTCCGAAACCGGCTGA